In the Nerophis ophidion isolate RoL-2023_Sa linkage group LG19, RoL_Noph_v1.0, whole genome shotgun sequence genome, one interval contains:
- the LOC133537937 gene encoding F-box-like/WD repeat-containing protein TBL1X, protein MSITSDEVNFLVYRYLQESGFSHSAFTFGIESHISQSNINGTLVPPAALISILQKGLQYVEAEISINEDGTVFDGRPIESLSLIDAVMPDVVQTRQQAFRDKLAQQQAACTMAASTSGNQSNPPKNGDATVNGEENGTHNMNNHCESMEVDVDVEIPASKATVLRGHESEVFICAWNPVSDLLASGSGDSTARIWNLNENSNSNSTQLVLRHCIREGGQDVPSNKDVTSLDWNSDGTLLATGSYDGFARIWTKDGNLASTLGQHKGPIFALKWNKKGNSILSAGVDKTTIIWDAHTGEAKQQFPFHSAPALDVDWQNNTTFASCSTDMCIHVCRLGSDRPLKTFQGHTNEVNAIKWDPSGMLLASCSDDMTLKIWSMKQESCVHDLQAHSKEIYTIKWSPTGPGTSNPNSNIMLASASFDSTVRLWDVERGVCIHTLTKHQEPVYSVAFSPDGKHLASGSFDKCVHIWNTTTGALVHSYRGTGGIFEVCWNSTGDKVGASASDGSVCVLDLRK, encoded by the exons ATGAGTATTACCAGTGACGAAGTGAACTTCTTGGTCTACAGATACCTCCAAGAATCAG GTTTCTCTCACTCAGCATTCACCTTTGGCATTGAAAGCCACATCAGCCAATCCAACATTAATGGAACACTAGTGCCCCCTGCAGCCCTCATCTCCATCCTGCAGAAAGGGCTCCAGTATGTGGAGGCAGAAATTAGCATCAATGAG GATGGAACGGTCTTCGACGGCCGGCCGATCGAGTCACTATCGCTCATCGACGCCGTGATGCCAGACGTGGTGCAGACGCGGCAGCAGGCCTTCCGCGACAAGTTGGCCCAGCAGCAGGCTGCGTGCACAATGGCAGCTTCCACCTCCGGCAACCAGTCCAACCCGCCAAAGAACGGTGACGCCACTGTCAACGGGGAGGAGAACGGCACCCACAACATGA ATAACCATTGTGAGTCGATGGAGGTGGATGTAGATGTGGAGATACCTGCCAGCAAAGCCACAGTGCTGCGAGGTCACGAGTCGGAAGTGTTCATCTGTGCATGGAACCCTGTCAGTGATCTACTTGCCTCAGG TTCGGGGGACTCCACGGCCAGGATCTGGAACCTCAACGAGAACAGCAACTCCAACTCCACCCAGCTGGTGCTGCGTCACTGTATCCGAGAAGGTGGACAGGATGTCCCCAGCAACAAAGACGTCACCTCACTAGACTGGAAT AGCGACGGCACGCTCCTGGCGACAGGATCGTACGACGGCTTCGCCAGGATATGGACAAAAGACG GAAATCTGGCGAGTACCTTGGGACAGCACAAGGGGCCCATATTTGCACTCAAGTGGAACAAGAAGGGGAACTCCATTCTCAGTGCTGGTGTAGATAAG ACGACAATCATTTGGGATGCACACACAGGAGAAGCCAAGCAGCAGTTCCCCTTCCACTCAG CTCCAGCTCTGGACGTCGACTGGCAGAACAACACCACCTTTGCCTCCTGCAGCACAGACATGTGCATCCACGTATGTCGCCTCGGAAGCGACCGGCCACTCAAGACTTTCCAGGGTCACACG aacgaAGTTAATGCTATTAAGTGGGATCCGTCGGGAATGCTACTGGCCTCCTGCTCAGACGACATGACCTTAAAG ATCTGGAGTATGAAGCAGGAATCGTGCGTCCATGACCTCCAGGCTCACAGTAAAGAGATCTACACTATCAAGTGGAGCCCGACTGGGCCAGGCACAAGCAATCCCAACTCCAACATCATGCTCGCCAG CGCGTCGTTTGACTCGACCGTGCGGCTGTGGGACGTAGAGCGAGGAGTGTGCATCCACACACTGACCAAGCACCAAGAGCCCGTCTACAGCGTGGCCTTCAGCCCGGACGGCAAGCACCTCGCCAGCGGTTCCTTTGACAAGTGTGTTCACATTTGGAACACCACG ACCGGGGCCTTGGTGCACAGCTACAGGGGAACGGGTGGAATATTTGAAGTGTGCTGGAATAGCACTGGTGATAAAGTCGGGGCCAGTGCATCAGACGGCTCG